From the Colletotrichum lupini chromosome 1, complete sequence genome, the window AGCAACGTCGTTGGCGACCCAAACCCAAACCCAAACCCAATCTCAGATCGAAGCCCGAGCCCAGATTTAAGCCTACATCCCGAACATTCCGAACCCGAGCTGCTATCATCCGTCGACGTCGCAAGCCTTTACGCGCGGGTTGCTAAACTCAACGACGCGCTCGCTGCGCTGGAAGATGAGGTGCGCAGAGAGCCTTATGTAAACTCGGAGAAGGAGTGCCGAGGCGCTGCGGGTGATGTCGAGCAGCTTCTCGCGAGTTTGGCGCAGCGCGCTGCCGAGAAGACGGGGCTGGAGAGGTGGTTCCCGTGTACAGGGCGGAAGAAGAGGGATCTGCTTAGGAGGCATGTCTGCGTTGTGCAGGAGACGTGCGGGACTGTTGGTATGACGCATCTGAGGGCCGCTGATGCGTTTGCTGGGCTTTGTGGGAGGGCGGACGGTCTGGGTGAGGATGGGGAGAGGTTGAGTCAGGTTGTTGCTGAGGCGAGAGATGGGTTTGAATGGGAGAGGGTGAGGTGGAAGGTGCTTGGGTGGCGGGAGGGGATTCTGAGGGATCAGTTGGAGGGGGTTGAGGCGCGGATGTCTGCTGTGAGCGGCGACAGCAGCAGTAGCGGGCTGGTTCCTGATGGACACGGGGGCGGTATTGTTGATAATGCGGCTACGACTACGACAACTGAGCGAGAGGCCACCGTCGTCGAGATGCGATTTGAGACGGAGCAGCTGGCGACGCTGCCGTCGGAGACGGAAGACTACGCACATAACCCCGTGGAAGACGATCTTGGTAATCTTGTTGAGCAGCTCCAGCACATTGAAGACGACCGCGACGCGAGGAGCCCCGGAAACGAGAGGGACGAGGTCCGCTTGGAGATCATGGCGGCTTCACTCGAGTCGTTGTTCCTGGTGAAGCACGGAGATCTCAGCGCCGATTTGCAGAGACGGGTTGCAGCGCTGCGAGAGGGTGGGAATAGGTGTCTCGACGTCGCTGAGAGGTTGGAGAAGCTTCGAGATTCGGATTATGGCGATTTGGTGGCTGGGCTGGGTGAGCTTGCGAAGAAGCCGGACGGGGAGAGCAGGCGCAAGGGTGTTAAGAAGGTTAAGGCGACTGGGCGTTTGGGTGCTTCTTATCGCGGGGTGACGACGGCTGAGTACCTTTTGATGAGATGAGCCCGGCAGTGTAGAAATTGGCATCGTAATGCTGCGCGTGTAGAAATAACATCATCATTcataaaaaaataggtatTTCGTTGCTGGTGGGTATCATGATCTCTGCTCGTTCTTCGTCTCGCCATCGCTGCCCTCCTCGGTATCGCCCTGCTTGTTTTCCTCGGGTTCTTTCGCCATTACGTTTTCGAACTGCGACCACAGCGCCTCGACGGAGGAGAACTCGTTTCCGACCTGTGATGTGGCGTCGACCGCCCCGAATTAGTGCTCGAATCTCTTGACGGCCGGCGTATTCGTAAAGGAGAGAGAGGAAGGCTGCTTACCGTAATGACTGCCTCAAGCGAACGGTTCAGCTTATTGATGTTGGCGAGGACTTGCTCAAAGTTCTGGATTTCCCCGTCAGCATTCTCCTGTTGTTTGTTTTTGTTGATGCTCGTCGCTTCGGCGAACGAGAGGCCGACCGGGGGAGGGCTTTACCATTGCGATTTCGCCAATGAGTTCTTCGCGCTGCTGCTCAAAGTAGGTCTTTTCCCTCGTTCCCGATTGGGATTGCGAGTGGGAAAAGGTCCGCTGATGTGACGACATGTCGTTTGTTGGTGGCTCGGTGTCTTTGGAGGGTTGAGGAAGAGGTCGCGCGTCGCGTTGAGAGGAATTGGCGTTTTGGCGGTGATGGCGGGGTTTGAATGGAAGGTCACTGCGGTGGGGTTGTCTTTACAGTTTCTTTCGTGGATATGACACTGTACGCAACACTGTGGGTGTCTCCGTGTATTGTTGATCCATGTAGCGTACACCTCTCACTCTTCACGTGTTGCCATGTTACAAAAGTAGTAAAATTTGAATCAAAAGATGAGTATATGTATGGACGATGCCCTAGACCACAGGGAAAGAGGAAACCTGTATCCATGCCAAAATGTTCCAGCAAATGACCGTGAGGAAGGGTATCAAAACAGGGTATCATAAACGAAAGCCAGAAGAGAGTCCATATCCCATCATCCGCCATAACCAACCTGTCTGCTGTATCCTTCAATCAGACGCTCTCTCTGGGCTTCACTGGCGAAGCCCCCATGACGCTAATGGCATCATCATCAATAGGCTTCGCCTGGAACGTCGACGCACTCTTGTCCACAGCAATACCCGTCTGCCCCTCGGCTCCCGATACCTCCCTTCCGTCACGCAGCTCCCAGCTCCCCTGGCGCTCGTGTCGCACTCCGCGCCCAGAGACAGCCAGGTCCGGGTCGCTAGCCATCTTCTCCGCGGCCTTGAAGCCTCCGAGCCCGGCAATCCGGCCATTGCCGTCCTTTCCTCCTGCTCCGCCTCCGGCACGATGAATCCGGAAACCGCCGAGAACAGCCGCCGAGACAACAACCAGCCCCAACACAGCGAGGACGATGATGGCGCCAATGATACCCGCGACAACGGGCTTCTGCACGGCCGAGCGAATGGCCTCGCCGACGGTCGGCGTCGTCTTCGTGGTCTGCCAGTCGCAGAACGACTGGATCGAGCCGCAGATGCTGCACCACGTCGCAGTGTCGATGCCGAACTTGGCCATCTCCTGCTTGAAGTAGCTGTACGTCACGCGGGTGTCGCCCTCGGCGAGGCCGAAGAGGGGATACTCCAAGAAGGGGGTGCCCGGCTCGGCGTTCTCGCGGTAGAGGAAGCGGACGTAGAGGTTCTCCTCGGTCGGGTAGGTGTCTGGCTCGTTGGGCTGGTCGCCGACGAGCTCGAAGACCATGGCGGCACCGTTTTCGGGGAGGCTCCAGAAGGGCGTCGTGGAGAGCGTCTGGTTCGGCTTCTGGAGCCCTGCgagggagaagaaggagaggaAGGGCTCCTGGGAGCTGAAGAGGAGGGTCAGCTTGTTGGAGTAGCCGGCGAAATTGCCGTTGGCCTCGAGGGCGTCGACGACTCTGCGCGCAAAGGTCCGGCCGGCGATGGTGCGGATCATGTCTCCCTTTTGGAGGCTCGAGACGGCTTGGTTGGAGGTCATGTTGAGCTGCTGGAGGCGGGCGTACATTTCGAGGAACTCGATGCGCTGGGCGTACACGTCTTGGAGACCGTCGTAGACGGCCTGCTCGTGGGAGTAGCGGTAGCGGACGTAGTCGTAGATGTCGTAGGCGTTCCAAAAGTTCACATGTGCGAGGGAGATGTCGCCGTCGTTTAGTGGCGGCGTGCTGAAGAGGGATGTGTAACCGGGGCGGGAGGCTTGCTCGAGGGCCTGCATGTACGGGTCGAGCTGCATGACATACGTTGTCGAGATCTTCCACTGCGGGCATTCCGTGTTGCCCCGAACACTTTACGATGGCAAGTCAGTTCAGTCTCAAGGGGCATACTATGGTTAATGGAACTTACTCAATCGACCTATCGTCAGACAGCCCCAGCGTCTCAATGATAGGATATTGGTAACCGCCCAGGGGATACTGCGTGGTGTTTCCAGAGATTGTCGAGTACGAGATGTTCGTCCCGCCAGTATCGGCCGCAAAGGCCTGCGTGATGGGCGGGTAGAGGCCCTGCATGAAGGCAGCAGCGCCGGCTGCGATGTGGGCATCGGGGAGAGAGAGGATCGAGAGCTGCTCATGCTCATACACGTTGCGCGCAATTCCCTTGATCGCGGCGCGGGTCGTGATGCGACCCTCGGAGGTGTTTGTGGGTGTTCCGCTGGCCAGGTAGCGACTTCTAAAGGCATTTCCCTGGGCGTACATCTCCTGAGCACCCAAAGGAGTCAGGGTATCTTGGAGCCCGCTGCGCACCGGCGTGCGCTCACCGTGCATGATCATTGCGACGGACGCCCATACTGAAGGAGTCGAGGGCGCGGCCGAGGTCGCTGCGATCAGGGTCCCAATGAGGATAATCAGGGATAGGGTAGACATGACGGGCGAGAAGCCTGGGTTGTGTGTCATACGGTTGCAAGATTTGGGTGATTGAACTTGCAGTACGGGCTTACACAGGCAACAGAAAGCTCGAGGCAACGGAGAGATCAATCCGATACAGACGAACGGCCGCTCGGTACAGAGGAAGGAGGGGAGAGCTCGGCTTAAAAGAACATGACCAGACCACCAGTCTAGAGGCAGAGGAGAGCTTGGAAGGACCGGAGCATGCAAGGCTCGCATGCAgcaaggcggcggcgggaagCTAGCTGGGCTTACACCATCTTCACCTCAGAGGGGAACATGAGTGACAGCTTCTCACCGCATGTCGCCTCGATAAGCCATCGAGTGTctttccttccttccttccccCAAGACGCTTGTCTCGGAGGGGTAATGTAGGCAGTACATGACGTGCTTGAGGCCCAGAGCGACAGAACGAGTCAGGGTACAAGGCCGGACATGGCAGACGGGCGGCATTGTCTTTCTTGGCTACCGTTGCGACTCCAACAGATGGGTGGTCGACGATGGCGGTGGTGACGGATGGGGCCGACGCGGGATGGCGTGGAAAGCGCAGCAAGGATCTACAATGTCTGCATGCTAGCAGAGTGGAGATGGCGGCACATAGCTGACTTTCAACTACCTAGGCCGAGCCAAGTGAGTTGTCCAAATCAGGGAGAGGTGAAGGAAGTTGGAGGCAGTCGAGGTGATAAGGTGAGAGACTGAGAGAGTTGTGAACGGAGAGCCGAACTCAAGAGGCCAAGGTGCGGGGTGACTGCATGGCGCGATTGAGCTCCAAGCTACGTTATCAGCTATCCTCGATAGCTCCGGCCAATGATGGAGCAAGCCACTCATGCATTTGACGCTTGGAAGAGAAAAGGCGAGAGGGCGCGATGGGATGCCGCAATCGGCTGCATCGGCCAGAAGAAGCTGGTTGCAGCGGCCGTTTTTAACGTGCGGTAGCGACGATCAGGCGGGGGAATTGGGCTGGATTGAGACTGTCTGACATGATTGCCTTGCTCGTTCATTGCTCTTACGCGACATGTCTTGGGTTTCTAGACGATGATCTGTAATTTGCCAACCAACATAAGGTAGCCAAGGCAGTCGAGACTGGGGCAGAAGAGTATGCGTATGACCCGACAACCTGGGTCTAGATGCCGCGAGAAACTAGAACAGTCCACATCAACGATCCGTTCTGCTTAGTCTGGAAAGATGAAGATGAAGAAGGTATCTGGGGTGGCTGGGAGCAGGCGATGGGGCAGTAGGAGTGCTGTTTAGCTTCCAGCATCAGTTCGTGCTATCAGCCACCCCCGGTCAAGTCTGTCCAATGGGCTTACACCAAAGTGTTCACATGCCTCGTCGACAAGGGACGGATAAGGAACTCTTTGGAGATGGTCCAGTAAGCTTAAAGTCTCTCGAGGCACCTTAGTCCAGCCGGGCGTCGTGGGCTAAAAGTTCGAATCTCAGACATCCAGCAAAGAACGGATCGAGTCGAGATCTGCGGTGAAGCCAGTGGCTTCGAGGAGCAAACGGAGTGCGGGTACGTAAGGCAAGTCAGGTAGTCAAGATGAGGACGGAAGAAGTGTGCACAGTGAACtgaagacgaagaagaggactGAGAACACAGCTGGTGGTCGGGCAGCTGGTCGCAGCTGCGCTTCCCGCTTTCGCCAGCTGTGATCCACGATGTCTTATCTTAGGTATCATCAAGGTGGTATTAGGTAGGTATCTTATCTACCTATATCTTATCTATATCTTATCTACATCATCCCAGTGTCCCAAGAGGTTTACAGCGAACTCTCCAAGTCAACCAAGTCTTTGAGCATCGCATCCTTTTCTCCCTCAAACTTTGCGCTCGCAACGAGGCCAAGCGGCCGCCTGCTCCGTCCACCACCATACCCGAAGTACCTGTCCAGCGCAGCCTTCAACCCGGCAACGCCCAGCTGCACCAGCACCCAGTCCGCCCGGCTCAGCTTCGTCTGCAACTCGGTCGCCTCCTTGAGCTTGCCGGCATCGTACAGCTCCAGCAGCTTGACGTGCAACTTGGGCGTGAAGTTGGCAGCCGCCGCGATGACGCCGTTGGAGCCCGCCACGAGCCCGTGCAGGAAAAAGTCCGACTTGCCCGCGAACGCGGCGAAAGGCTGAGGGACGCGCTCGTCGTGTGCTACGCGGTGCAGCTTGCCGAGGTTGCCGCAGGTGAGCTTGCAGCCCACGACTTTAGGGTTCGAGGCCGCCAGGTCGGCGATGAGGTCTGAGTCGAGGTCGATGCCCGATGTCACGGCGGGGAAGTTGTATAGGAGGATGGGGATGGGCGATGCCGTTGCGACGTCGTCAAAGAACTTTTGGATCACGGGCTTTTGCATCGCACCGGCTATAATTATTCACAAAGCGGGTCAGTAATCTACACATCCGGATGTTCATCTTTGACAGCTTAGTGGCCCAAGAAAACTCACTCCAGTAACTCGGCGAAAGGACGAGAGCGTAGTCTGCCCCCGACTCCTTGGCTTCGGTGCAGAGCTGGATGGTTTCCCGTGTGCTCTGCGCGCCGCAGCCGGCAATGATGACGGCCTCGGGCTTCCCGTGTTGCTTGAGCACCTCGGCCGCCGTTGCGATGACCTGCTGTCTCTCCGAGTGGAGCAGATGCGGCGCCTCTCCGTTGGATCCCTGGATGACCAGGCCGGCCACGCCCGACTTAGCGAGCCGCGTAATGTGCGTCCTTAGAGCTTCAATATCGAGAGTCTCGTCTTCGTGGAAGAAGGCCACGACGGGGGCGTAGATGCCGCGAGGGGGTGCATGAGGGGCCATTTTGTCTGATCTGAGGTATTGTATGCAGTGAAATAAGATAATCTCAACAATACCAATCCATAACACCTACGAATTCCCTCATGGGAGGGATCGCTAGCTACTCTTATTTGGCCCATTCACCCCCATATCGTCCCTCCGCCGAAATGACATGCTTCGGTATTGACCCGTAAGTTTCGGAGCATTTGATAATCTCAAGATGGAGCACTCCATCAAAGTGGACTGCGACCCCGCGGGCCCCTCATCCGAGCTCGACTCACGCCGGTGCCGGACCCTTGACCGGGTTCCAACTCCGAGTCGGCTGGGGTCCCGAGATCCCTGGTCTACTACTCATACCTCGCCGTCGCGACTTCTTCGTCTCTCGACGAGAGAATCGTAGCTTCACTTATTCGCATTTTCACATCGATTCCAACAACTAGCCAACAATGGGTTCAGTCAAGCAGCAAACGTCAGCTTTCGAGCAAGCAGAGTTCATCCCGCCCGACGCCATCTTCGATGTCACCAGGCGCTACGTCGCTGACACGGATCCGAACAAGGTCAACCTCGGTCAAGGCACCTATCGCGATGAGAACGGTCAACCGTGGATCTTGCCATCTGTGAGACTGGCAGAAGCATCCCTTGGAGAGCCTGGGCATGAGTATCTTCCCATCGCGGGATTCAAGCCCTTCCGCGATGAAGCCGTCAAGCTCGTTTTCAGCCCCACAAAGGCATTCGCAGAGAACCGTGTAAGTGCTTGCATCAAGCTACCCATTTCACCATAAACTGACCAGCTTCACAGGTCGCATCATGCCAATCGCTCTCCGGAACAGGcgccctcctcctcgccggCCTCGCCCTGAAGAAGGCCGCCGCACACATCAAGACAATCTACATCACCGACCCGACGTGGTCCAACCACGAACTCCTCTTCGCCTCCCTCGGCTTCGAGGTGAAGCACCTGCCCTACTACAAAGACCGCGCCTTCGACTTTGACGGCTACATCTCGACCTTGAAGAGCGCCGAACCGTCTACCTCGGCCGTCATCCTGCACGCCTGCGCACACAACCCCACGGGCTGCGACCCCTCGCAGGAGCAGTGGAAGCAGATCGCCTCAGCCATCGTCGAGAGGCGAATCTTCCCCGTCTTCGACTCGGCCTACCTCGGCTTCAACTCGGGCTCCGTCGACGACGACGCCTGGGCGATTCGCTATTTCGTCGACGAGCTCGGCCTCGAAGCCGCCGTGTGCATGTCGTTTGCCAAGAACATGGGTCTGTACGGCGAGCGCGTTGGCGCCGTCACGTTTGTGGCCGACACGGCGGAGAGGACGAAGACGGTCAACTCGATTCTGGAGAACGTGCAGAGGGCGACGGTGTCGAATCCGCCTGCGTACGGCGCCCGCATCGCGGCGGCGGTGCTGGGCACGCCGGATTTCAAGGAGCAGTGGGCAAAGGACCTTATTACCATGTCGGGCCGCATCCGCGCCATGCGGAAGAAGGTGTATGACGAGCTTAGTCGGCTGCAGACGCCGGGTGATTGGTCGCATATCGTGAAGCAGAGCGGCATGTTTGGGTACACGGGTATCACTAAGGCGCAGGTTCAGCACCTTGAAGGTTTGTCGTTCCCTCTTACAGAAAGTATCGGTCTATTTCGCGAGATACTAATGTTCGGTTTACAGAGAAATACCACGTCTACATGGCCGACACATCACGAATTTCAATTGCGGGTTTAAATGAGAAGAATGTAGAGTACTTTGCAAAGGCTCTTGATGAGACGGTTCGGAGTGTGCAATGATCGTGTATTAGCCATGATGTAATGGAATTAGCATAGCTCATAATGATCACATTACACTGTTAAAGAATAATCTCATTTCAACGTCCGAAATCGCTGTGTGGTCGAGTTTCTCTGAATGAAATGCACCGAAATCACAATGCCGACGATCACTCAGACCAATAAGACCAAGGATAATGCTACCTAACACATACCGAAGGTACTTACAGCAGTGACGCCGCCGCCCTCAGAGCGGAGCTCCGCCCTTCGGCTGCCCCTCCCGAAGCTGATAAGCCGAACCACCGACCCCGCCGCCCGTCAATCATCTCTCCGCGGGGGACGCTGAGGGGCAGAAGGGGGATTCTCGCCCGCATCTCATCGCTTATCGGATCCCCAAATGGCAGATGACAAAGGAGCTCTCCATCCCTCCTTTACTCACTCCGCCTCCACTTCGTCCTTCTATCCGTACTTTTCCATCTTGACTATGGAAACGCACCAAGTGGAGCATCCGCGACCAACGTAGGACGGGGATAACTAAATTCAAGTCAACGACTCTCTGGCTTTCTCTCCGAAGACACCTGCCGAGGGGAGCTCCGGCGATGAAATTTTGTGGGGGAAGGCTTCGGGTGATTGCCGTTTTGGGCTTATCGAGTAGTTGCCCGCGACCTTCGTGGGAACTTGTATAATCATCGCGAATTCCAGCTTCACTGAATTTCATCTCAATCCGATAGTACTCATTTCCATTCCGTCCATCTTCACGAAACCCTTGACATCTCTGAGAATCTGAAGTTCATACTTTCAGGTACTTTCTTTTCACATTCAATAACACCATTATAAACTCAGAGCACTAATCATCATGGGTTCACTTCCGGGCCCTGTGGGGGGAATCAGGATTTCCATCGACCGCGGTGGCACCTTCACCGATGTGAGTCTCGGTCATTTGGAAAGGGCCTGAGGTGATGAAGTACTAACGTCTCAGTGTGTCGCATCTGTCCCCGGCCAAGATGATATCCTCGTCAAATTGCTTTCAGTCGACCCCAGCAACTACCCCGATGCCCCGGTCGAAGCGATTAGAAGAGTCCTGGAGAAAGCGACAGGAAAGGAATATCCCAAGGGAAAGAAGATTTCTCTACGAGGTGTTGGTACGTGAAGGATGACTTCGCCGGGCTAGTGGCGCGTCCGCTGACAGTGGTACACAGAGTCTATCAAAATGGGAACTACAGTAGCCACAAACGCCCTCCTCGAGAGGAAAGGAGAACGCACAGTGTTTGCTGTGACGAAGGGCCTCAAGGTAAGACCAATATTCAAGAACAGAACCCTGGGGACTTTAGACTGACAATCGACTTTCAGGATCTCCTACACATCGGCAACCAGTCAAGGCCGAAACTCTTCGACCTCGCCATTCGCAAGCCCGACGTACTATACTCAAAAGTCATCGAAATCCCAGAACGCGTGACACTGGACGCATGGTCAGAAAACAACAAGCCCGAAACTATCGATGTCTCTTCAGACCCCGCGCTCGTCACCGGCGTCACCGGTGAAGCAGTCCGGGTCCTCGAGCCTCTCGGTTCGTGGTCATCTCTTGAACAATCTCCCTCGCAAGGCGAGCACAAACTAATATATGCCCACATTTACAGACATCGAGGCATCCAGAAAGGCCCTACAAGAAGCCTACGACGAAGGCTACCGCTCCATCGCCGTCTGCCTCATGCACAGCTACACCTTCCGCGACCACGAGGCGGCCATCGCCCA encodes:
- a CDS encoding DASH complex subunit Dad1, encoding MSSHQRTFSHSQSQSGTREKTYFEQQREELIGEIAMENADGEIQNFEQVLANINKLNRSLEAVITVGNEFSSVEALWSQFENVMAKEPEENKQGDTEEGSDGETKNEQRS
- a CDS encoding aminotransferase class I and II, with protein sequence MGSVKQQTSAFEQAEFIPPDAIFDVTRRYVADTDPNKVNLGQGTYRDENGQPWILPSVRLAEASLGEPGHEYLPIAGFKPFRDEAVKLVFSPTKAFAENRVASCQSLSGTGALLLAGLALKKAAAHIKTIYITDPTWSNHELLFASLGFEVKHLPYYKDRAFDFDGYISTLKSAEPSTSAVILHACAHNPTGCDPSQEQWKQIASAIVERRIFPVFDSAYLGFNSGSVDDDAWAIRYFVDELGLEAAVCMSFAKNMGLYGERVGAVTFVADTAERTKTVNSILENVQRATVSNPPAYGARIAAAVLGTPDFKEQWAKDLITMSGRIRAMRKKVYDELSRLQTPGDWSHIVKQSGMFGYTGITKAQVQHLEEKYHVYMADTSRISIAGLNEKNVEYFAKALDETVRSVQ